CCCGTTGGTTTTTCACCCGCAGCAAAGAGCGATTGAATCATGCGCAGTTTGTCGGCGACCGAGATAATCGCGCCAAGCTCAGTGGTAGGCAGTGAGTCGCCCGCACCTTGCGGTTTGTAATGTTCGTAAATGGCTTCGCAAACTGCGTCCGCCTCTTTTTGTGCTTTGGCGTAGTAACGCCCCATGATGCCTTGCAGGTCTGGGAATTCGCCGACCATGCCGCTCGTTAGGTCGGCTTTACACAAATCGGCAGCGCGTTTTACTTCGTCGGTATTTTTGTAGCCAACCTCTTTCGAGATGGCGACGGCGAGGGCGCGAGTTTTTTCGACTTCCTTGTCCATCATGCCGACTTTGGCGTGGAACACGACGTCGGACAGTTTCTTCGCCCAATCGGTGAGGGGTGTTTTTTGGTCTTGGTACCAGTAGAATTCACCATCGCTTAGGCGTGCGCGGAGGACGCGTGAGTTGCCCGACACAACGGCTTTGCCACCGTCAGTGGTCACCATGTTGCTCACCAGAATGAATTGGTTGGTGAGTGTGCCGTTCGCCTCGGTCGCGAAGTAGCGCTGGTGGTGTTTCATTTCACTGATGAGGACTTCTTTCGGCAGCGGCAAAAACTTTTCGTCGAACGTGCCAACGTAAGCGGTTGGCCATTCCACCAGACCTGTCACTTCGTCGAGCAGGCCTTCGTCAGTCACGACGCTGAGTTTGTTTTTTGCTGCAGCATCATTCACTTGTTGTTGCACCAATGTGCGGCGCTCTTCGCGGTCAACCAGCACATGCGCTTTACGTAGTGCCTCGACATAATCGTCGGCGTGCTTGAGGGCGATTTCTTGTGGCGCGAGGAAGCGGTGGCCATGGGTGATGTTACTGGCGGTGAGGTGGCCGAAGGTAACGGGCACCACGGCGCTGTCGAGCAAGCAGACAATGCGGTGCAGTGGGCGCACCCATTGCATAGGGCGTGCACCCCAGCGCATGGATTTTGGCCACGAGAATTCATTCAATGCCGCTTCGCAGATTTCTTTGACGACTTCTTCAGTCGGGCGACCCTTGCGTTCGATCTTTGCGAAGTAATAACCGTCGCGCTGTTCGCACTGCTCGGCGGTGAGGCCAACGGAACCCAAGAAGCCTTTCATTGCCTGTTCAGGCGCGCCGACTTTGGGGCCTTTTTTTTCTTCCGACACGTCAGGCTGTTTTTGCGGTAGGCCAGAAACTTGAATCGCCAAGTGACGCGGTGAAACGAATGTTTTTGCGCCCGTGTTCTCAAGACCCGCTTTCTCGATGCCGCCCATGATAAGGCGCTGCAACTGCTCCGCCGCGCCGCGCTGCATGCGGCTTGGAATTTCTTCGGAAAATAACTCTAGCAGTAATGTGGCCATTATCTCTTCTTTACGAGTTTGGGTTGCACGTGTTTGCCGCCAACGCTTTTACGCGCGGTCTTTGCGATTTGGTTTCTGGCATCGACCAGAATCACTTTTGGCTTATGTTTTGCTGCGGCCTTTGGTTTCATTTGCGCAAAGGCGCAGATGATGAGGAGGTCGCCTTTTTTCACGAGGTGGGCTGCCGCACCGTTGATGGTGATTTCACCACCACCTGCTTTTTTCGATTTGATGGCATAGGTGGTCAGGCGTGCGCCATTAGAGATGTTCAGCACGTCCACTTGCTCGTGCTCGAGAATGCCAGCAGCTTTAAGCAACAAAGGGTCAACCGTGATGGAGCCGTTATAATGCAAGTCCGCGCCAGTGCAGACTGCGCGGTGGATTTTGCCTTTCATCATCGTGAGTAACATGGCTTACCTGCGTTGTAACTGTTGTTGGCATTGCACGTTATTGGTGGCCGTGCGAATGGCTGCGGAGATTTCTGGCTCAGCGTCTTTGATGCGGCCTGCACTAATCGTGCTCATCGTATCATAGAGTGCGGGCTGAACATTGAGCAGTTTCTTGCCCAAACTTGTTTGGTAGAAATTAACCATCCACTCCAACTCAGCTAGATTGAAATTATTGACGTAAACATTGGCGAGCGCTGGGCGCATGGCGTCAAAGCTGAGGGTTCTTTCCAGAATCGTTCGCACGGTGGAGGTTGAACTTTCGGCGCATGGTATTTCACGTATCGCGTTGATTTGATCATCAATCGTGCGGTTCATTTGCGTTTGTAATGCACCATTTGCATTCATGTAATCCACCAGCACCAAGGCTACTTCGCGCATCTTCTTCTGCGTCACTACGCCAGGTTTTGGCTGTGGTGGTGCAGCAAAACTGTTAGCTGCGATAAAGCATATGGCTATCATGAGTAGTGGTTTCATGCGGCGATTCCCTTTGCGTAATAAAGGTTATCGTCGGGCATTTTGATGTGTGCGATTTCTGTCGGCAAATCTGATTCAGGAAAAAGGCAAAATCCGTTCTTCTCATAAAAGCGCTGGGCAGCTTTCAGAATATCGACTGTGCCAAGATAAATGTGCTTAAAGTTTTGCTGTTTGGCCCATGCCATCAAGCCATCCAATAATTGTTGGCCAAGACGATGAGGTGTGCCGCGATAGGCTGGCGCAACAAACATTTTGCGCAGCACTCCGATGCCGCCACCCACATTAATGAGAGCGATAGTTCCAACGACCTTATCGCCGTCAGAAGCGACCCAAAAGTTACCGCCTGTAGCAATATATACTTCATGAATGCGGAATAAATCTGGCTGTTGCTCAAGCGTAATAGGCACGCCATGCTCGTGCTGGATGGAGACAACAAACGCGCCAATTTCACTTGCGTAAGGTGCAGTGGCGTCGAAAACATCTACGGAGACTGACATTACGCTGCCTCCTTTTGGGTTTCGACCCATGCTTCGCAGCAGGCTTTGGCAAGGGTGCGGACGCGGGCAATATAGGCGGCGCGTTCGGTCACGCCAATCACTCCGCGCGCGTCGAGCAGATTAAAACGGTGCGATGCCTTGATGCATTGGTCATAGGCGGGCAGTGCCAGTTTTTTCTCGAGCAGGGATTGGCATTCTTTTTCTGCGTCCTTGAAGTGCTGAAGCAATTGCGCGGTGTCGGCATGCTCCAAGTTATAGCCTGAATGCTCGACTTCGTTTTGTTTGAACACGTCACCGTAAGTGAAGGTTGGTTGGCCGTCTTTGGGCGCATTCCATTGCAGGTCGTAGACGTTTTCAACACCTTGAATATACATGGCCAAACGCTCAAGCCCGTAGGTCAATTCGCCAGAGATAGGGTCGCAGGCAATGCCGCCCACTTGTTGGAAGTAGGTGAATTGCGTGACTTCCATACCGTCGCACCAGACTTCCCAGCCCAAGCCCCATGCGCCCAGCGTGGGCGATTCCCAATCGTCTTCGACGAAGCGAATATCATGCAGCGATGGGTCGATGCCGAGTTCTTTCAAGCTTTGCAAATAGAGCTCTTGAATGTTGTCGGGCGAAGGTTTCAGGATGACCTGATATTGGTAATAATGCCCCAAACGGTTGGGGTTTTCGCCATAGCGCCCGTCCTTCGGGCGGCGTGATGGCTGCACATAGGCGCAGTTCCACGGCTTGTTGCCGAGTGTGCGCAAGGTTGTCGCGGGATGAAAGGTGCCAGCCCCCATTTCCATGTCGTATGGTTGGAGGATGATGCAGCCCTGTTTTGCCCAGAAATTCTGGAGCGTAAGGATGATATCTTGAAATGCAAAAACCATGGTGCGCAGCTTTTAGCGCCTGAAATGGTGCACTGCAAGGGTTTATGAGGGTTTTTACAGGTTTTTATGCGTTTGAATCAGACGCATAGCCCAAGCGCTTGATGAGCCAGCTAACAAAGTGGACGAGCAGGGTCGTCCAGACCACGCGCCAGACCGCGTCCTCGGCCAGTTCGCCGATGGTTGGGTTATAGGTGGTCAAGAGATCGTCGCCCCAAATCCAAAAGAGAACGGCGAAAAAGGCGATGTAGTTCAGATATTCACCGATACGGTGCAGGAAATGAGCAAATTTAGCTGCTGCCACACTTGCCATTAGGCGTGTCCTACAATGGTCGAAAAGAAGGCCATATCAACCCCTAACGACTTGCTGGCAGTTGCCCATTTAATGTCGTCTTCAGTGTCGAAAATAAGCTCTGGCGAGCTGGGGACGACTATCCAGCTATTTTGCTCAATCTCTTGCTCCAACTGGCCTTGTGACCAGCCTGCGTAACCCACAACCAGTGCGGATTTGCGAGGGCCATTCCCTGCCAGAATATCATTCAGGATCGCGCTTGATGCGGTGACCGAAACGTCGCGATGCACGGCCAAGGTGTAGTCTTTGATGAAGTCATTCGTATGGATTACGAAACCGCGACTACGTTCCACTGGTCCGCCGTAATAGACTGGGATTTCCTTGTTCTCAGCGCCCTCAGGAAGTTTGAATCCCTCAATAAGCGATGAGAAGTGCACCAGCTCAAGCGGCTGGTTGACGATAACGCCCATGGCGCCGTCTGCTCCATGCGCGAATACAAATACAACCGAGCGCTGGAAAGGCCCCGAGTCAATCAGTGGTGTGGCAACCAGCAATTGACCTGCAAGGTAGCCTTCCTTTTGCTCGCGACCATCAAGCATGTGAATGCTTGGTGTGGTCACTGTTTCAGAACGAAGCGTAATAGGATGTTCGGTTACAAGCGCA
This sequence is a window from Alphaproteobacteria bacterium. Protein-coding genes within it:
- a CDS encoding glycine--tRNA ligase subunit beta, whose protein sequence is MATLLLELFSEEIPSRMQRGAAEQLQRLIMGGIEKAGLENTGAKTFVSPRHLAIQVSGLPQKQPDVSEEKKGPKVGAPEQAMKGFLGSVGLTAEQCEQRDGYYFAKIERKGRPTEEVVKEICEAALNEFSWPKSMRWGARPMQWVRPLHRIVCLLDSAVVPVTFGHLTASNITHGHRFLAPQEIALKHADDYVEALRKAHVLVDREERRTLVQQQVNDAAAKNKLSVVTDEGLLDEVTGLVEWPTAYVGTFDEKFLPLPKEVLISEMKHHQRYFATEANGTLTNQFILVSNMVTTDGGKAVVSGNSRVLRARLSDGEFYWYQDQKTPLTDWAKKLSDVVFHAKVGMMDKEVEKTRALAVAISKEVGYKNTDEVKRAADLCKADLTSGMVGEFPDLQGIMGRYYAKAQKEADAVCEAIYEHYKPQGAGDSLPTTELGAIISVADKLRMIQSLFAAGEKPTGSKDPFALRRAALGILRIVLDKSWNLDFASFTPSQEILDFFHDRLKNVLKDEGIRHDIIEASFNENQAGFMPTAIAANAKALQDFTAKQQVTLAAIKRAMNILAAEEKKAKTQYQFAAAKSASFAKPAEQELHKALQQNVVSLDALATLAAPINKFFDDVMITEEGHKDARLSLLAGVREASMKIADFSKIEG
- a CDS encoding aspartate 1-decarboxylase: MLLTMMKGKIHRAVCTGADLHYNGSITVDPLLLKAAGILEHEQVDVLNISNGARLTTYAIKSKKAGGGEITINGAAAHLVKKGDLLIICAFAQMKPKAAAKHKPKVILVDARNQIAKTARKSVGGKHVQPKLVKKR
- a CDS encoding DUF2059 domain-containing protein, whose translation is MKPLLMIAICFIAANSFAAPPQPKPGVVTQKKMREVALVLVDYMNANGALQTQMNRTIDDQINAIREIPCAESSTSTVRTILERTLSFDAMRPALANVYVNNFNLAELEWMVNFYQTSLGKKLLNVQPALYDTMSTISAGRIKDAEPEISAAIRTATNNVQCQQQLQRR
- a CDS encoding GNAT family N-acetyltransferase, translated to MSVSVDVFDATAPYASEIGAFVVSIQHEHGVPITLEQQPDLFRIHEVYIATGGNFWVASDGDKVVGTIALINVGGGIGVLRKMFVAPAYRGTPHRLGQQLLDGLMAWAKQQNFKHIYLGTVDILKAAQRFYEKNGFCLFPESDLPTEIAHIKMPDDNLYYAKGIAA
- a CDS encoding glycine--tRNA ligase subunit alpha → MVFAFQDIILTLQNFWAKQGCIILQPYDMEMGAGTFHPATTLRTLGNKPWNCAYVQPSRRPKDGRYGENPNRLGHYYQYQVILKPSPDNIQELYLQSLKELGIDPSLHDIRFVEDDWESPTLGAWGLGWEVWCDGMEVTQFTYFQQVGGIACDPISGELTYGLERLAMYIQGVENVYDLQWNAPKDGQPTFTYGDVFKQNEVEHSGYNLEHADTAQLLQHFKDAEKECQSLLEKKLALPAYDQCIKASHRFNLLDARGVIGVTERAAYIARVRTLAKACCEAWVETQKEAA
- a CDS encoding YqgE/AlgH family protein, which encodes MSKNFLSKAKSMLIGSEPKPALVTEHPITLRSETVTTPSIHMLDGREQKEGYLAGQLLVATPLIDSGPFQRSVVFVFAHGADGAMGVIVNQPLELVHFSSLIEGFKLPEGAENKEIPVYYGGPVERSRGFVIHTNDFIKDYTLAVHRDVSVTASSAILNDILAGNGPRKSALVVGYAGWSQGQLEQEIEQNSWIVVPSSPELIFDTEDDIKWATASKSLGVDMAFFSTIVGHA